A stretch of the Gossypium hirsutum isolate 1008001.06 chromosome D07, Gossypium_hirsutum_v2.1, whole genome shotgun sequence genome encodes the following:
- the LOC107940765 gene encoding uncharacterized protein, whose translation MNQNMSSLLIGIVGAAVTLSAYSQTFVSPTQCVTVGLLVLMFGLLVREGLISL comes from the coding sequence atgaATCAAAACATGAGCTCTTTGTTGATCGGAATAGTTGGAGCAGCAGTGACTTTATCAGCATATTCGCAGACCTTCGTCTCCCCAACTCAGTGTGTCACTGTTGGTCTCCTCGTTCTCATGTTTGGTTTGCTTGTCAGGGAAGGCCTCATCTCTCTCtaa